The stretch of DNA ACTGCAAATGTGGATCGTGTAAGTTTTTTGTTGAATCAACCTTGTGCTCATCACTCAGTCAGCATTATTCTAGCTACATTAatgagtttattttatgaatttatatttCTGAAACATGCATTTAAGAGAAACTTGAGTGATTGAAAATTATTCTTTATTCGTACTGCAGGCTCTAGAGTACCTTGGAAAGAGTCGGGGCATTGAGAGGACTAGAGAGCTAGCAGCAAAGCACGCCAACCTTGCCTCTGCTGCAATTGATTCCCTTCCTGAGAATAATGATGAGGATGTTCAGAAATCAAGGCGGGCACTTGTAGAATTGACGCACCGAGTCATCGTGCGAAGAAAATAAGGCACTGTAACTTTCAGTCAAACTAAATTTCGTCTACAAGTAGTCCTGTAGAACGTACAGTGGACAGGATTCCAAGTGTTGCGTCcatcattattttcatcaattCTTATACCATGCTTTTATCAATAAGCATTGTGACTTGTAATACGCACACCATTTTCTTGTGCTTCAACATGCAGGATTATGTTTATCGTTCCAGGATTTTATAGGTTGTATAGTTGTTTAAAACATCAAACAAGGAGATCAGTCCTGTCACCCATGCTTTCACGCACACTCTCTCTCGCGGTCGAGTGGTGGTTTCACCGATTGATTCTAAATTGGTTGATGAAATGAAAGTACTCTTTTATGAGTTTGCTTTGTCAGGTTTTTTGGATTTTACTGTTTTTTCCActcaatatatattatatatatatatatatatatatatatatatatatatatatatatatagacaaatATAGTGTATTGGTATTcctttttttgtctttttttcattatattataattttaaattataatattctCACTAATTTTACAAATATGTCACtacttattatttaatataaatataattataatattctcATTAATTTTACAAATATGGCACtacttattatttaatataaataaaattaattacagAAAATCGATATGACACGTATGTCGatgtattaatatatatttgtttatttatttattttaagttggaaaAAAATGAATGAAGGAAAAAGTAACAGCCATTAGTCTTGTTAATGGCATGTATAAATGCCAAAGCTAAATTCGTTTATTCGTGTTGTAATACAGTGACGGTGACGACGGATATCTGAGACATCCACTCGCCATCCCGTCCTCTCTCTCTCACGCCCAGAACCTGATGGCCGCCGCGTCCGACGCCGCCGGCAATGTAACACCAAACGGCAGTGCGGAGACGTCGCAATCGGCTCTGATATTTCTGGGAACCGGTTGTTCCAGTGCTGTCCCCAATGCAATGTGCTTGATCCAACCTTCCGATCCTCCCTGCCCTGTGTGTTCCCAATCTTTATCCTTACCACCGGAGGGAAACCCTAATTACAGGTTTTTCTTTGGAGAATTATTGCCAgtttcaaattatttaattatttatcaagaatctGAGAAAATCTCAAACGAAATTGTTCATAATGTACATTCATACAACTATGTGGAGAAAAGTGATGCAGATTGAATCTGGCACTAATTGTTTCTTGGATCCGAACAGGAGACAAGTTTTCTTTAAGTTTTGACAAGTGTTTTTTGGTGCTGATGGTTGGTTAGGTGCAACACGTCGCTTCTAATCGATTATTGCGGTGATGAGGGTgaacataaatatatattaattgatGTTGGCAAGACTTTTAGGGAACAAGTACTCAGATGGTTCACTTTTCACAAAATTCCCCTAGTTGACTGTGTGAGTTTACTATTTCGTTCTCTTTTCATTTTCTGTTTGCAATTTATAAAACTAGCATGCCCAAATTTTTGTAACATGATGTTTCACATCTTAAAGAGCTAGTAGGGGAGACGGGTTAAGATATTTTATAAAGAGATCCACCTCATATTAATTGAGTACTTTGCTTGATTGCAAATATCCATTTGGTCATTAAAAATCTTACTCAGTGGGCTCTATGAATGTCTTGTTAAATTTTGTTTGGACATACCTAACTGATAAGTTTCTTTCTTGGCCTTTTTTAACTCTTTATTTTTGGAAATCTAGTGCTCAATGTTCTGGTTTTTTATGGTTGCTTCTTTGTTTCCATGTTTGGGTACATTTAGGGAAAAAATATTCTCCATCCTTTAAATCTGTCCAATTAGGCAAAGTTGACAAATATTAAACGGGCTCAAGAAGTCTAACAACCATTATGCAACCTCTCTAACTTCTGTTTAATtttatctttttatttattattgaaGCAAGCATTGGgagcttcttttttttttggctcATTCAGATTATATTAACTCATGAGCATGCTGATGCGGTTCTTGGTTTGGATGATATACGTACCGTGCAACCTTTTAGTCCGACAAATGACATTGATCCAACTCCTATCTACCTTTCCCAACATGCAATGGAGAGGTATTTTGCGCTTCTAGGGTTGTGTTTTGCACATTCTATGAGTTAAAACTTAAAATTATGATGATTTTTCTGACATCAATATTAAGAACATAAACCATAATTACTATGTGTAGCTGCAGTATCACTGCAATTTTGGTGGTGGTTCTGCTTCTATTAAccaccataaaaaataaaaattggcaTTCTGAatattcaaatttattttttgtCTGTACacacaaaatttattttttgttcTTTTGTCAGAAATGTATGCTACCAGTTATGACCAGAGTAGGCGGAGAAAAATTTGTCGATGAAAACATAATGCCCAGTGTGATAGCACAAATGAATTCAGCAAGtagaatatttaaaaaaatttacgaCTGATGCTCTGTGCAATTAAGTTTGTTTGGTTCTGAACAGCATTGCAGTGAAATTCCCTTACTTGGCTAAACAAAAACTTAAGCCTGGGCAGGAAGTTAGACGTGTGGCGCAACTTGACTGGAGGATTATCGATAATGACTGCTCAAAGACATTTGTAGCTTCCGGACTGCAATTTTTTCCTCTACCTGTTAGTTTCCTCCTTTgcattttgttttattttcagaatcCGCTCGTTCCTTATTTGTCTCTCGTTATTAATAGGTGATGCATGGTGAAGACTATGTATGTTTAGGTTTTCTATTTGGTGAAAGATCCAGAGTAGCATATATATCAGATGTTTCACGCTTTCTTCCTCCCACAGAATACCGTGAGCACACTCCTTTATTCCTTTGTAGTCTGGTGTTTATAGGTTTCTACCTGATCACTTCAGATCATGAACTAATTGgtgttctctctctctctctctttctgtaaacacacgcacacaagcATCAACGGCTTCTATTCCTGAATTTTTTCTGAAATTTATATCTGATATTTACTTTTCTGAAGTTATCAATTATCCAGTAAAGCATGAGCCGAAAGGCTTGTGCAAGTGATCGGTCAAAAAAACTATTGGTTATGAAGAACTTGATGTAGCATGATAAGTTCAACTATAATTTATTGAATGAGTAACGAATTATACAGAAACTAAAGATACGCATTTTATGGCCTGTTTCTGTGTAGGTTCTAATTACCTTTTGTGACAACCAATTTATTTTTGTAGTTATTTCGCCCTTTTGTGACAATTAATTTGCCTTTTTAGTTATTTCCAAGCATGGAGGTGGACAGTTGGATCTTCTTATTCTGGACACTCTTTACAAGGTACTGATGGTTAGCCCCAACAAAAAGTtcctttttttcctttttctgtgAAATTTACCTCTTTTAGCTCATACACACTCTAGTCATTAGGCAATTTTGTAGAAGTAGTGCCATACTTACTTTTGTTATTTGATATGGTGATTCTGTTAATTATTTGATTACTTAGAGATGCAAAGTCTTTGTCTATGTATTGTGCATCTCAGTCTGTATAAGAAGATCGATTAACACTAGATATTATAACTCATACTTGTGTGATTACTATGAAATGAAGCTGCGGTTGTATGTTGTGTTGTTACACCAATCACAATCACAATAAAACACTACTTTTTAACCCCTGTTGTCATTCACCTAGTGTATTTATGAATATTCAATTCGTTGATTAGATATGAGGCTGGCGATTAAGAATTCTGTAGAATACAAAATGATGATTGCTCGAGAAATTCTTGACTACAAGTTTCAGCTTTTTGATTCACTCTGGCTTGCTCAATTGTTAATTTTGTAAACCTGAACTTTTCTTCTGTATTTGTGTTTACTCTTTTGGGGAGACTTTTTCAGATCCTAGTTCCTCCTGGTCCACATTTCTTATTATACTTTATACCCAGGTTTTACTTCTTATTGTTTGTTCAACCTGTTCCTTCTTGATCGCAGAAAGGTTCCCACAATACTCACTTTTGCTTCCCTCAGGTTTCTCCTTCGTAGATTTTACGTGATACATTCAAGTGGAAGTTGCTACTTTCATTATATTTTCTTAAGTTTGCTGTTTTTAGACTCTTGATGCAGTGAAGAGGATATGTCCAAAGAAAGCTTTGTTAATTGGAATGACCCACGAGTTTGATCACCACAAAGACAATGAATTTCTTATGGAATGGTCTAGAAGGTACGGTttgattatgtgttcttgtgtAATGTTTTGAAAGTAAACCGCCCAAAATAGGATCAAGAGAGAATAGTAGGCGGGGCTTACTCACCATAATACTATACTTATTTACTCCATTTATGAAAAGCTTCGAGCTCATGTTCTGAATTCAATAGTGACTCAAATTTATTTTGCTCATTTCTATCAGATTATAGGGAAATCAAAGTCTATTCTCCTCTCCACATTCCAACCTCCAACTATGAATCCTTTTTCTTGGAGTGATCTTTTTCCATGAAAAATTGTTGATGAATATAGTGCTACTGAATTTTGTGTGTTGATTTTTGGCCTTAGTCTGTGTTATTCAATTCATGCTCTCTCTCGGTCACTGCCTTCAAATTTAAGCAAGTCTTAGCATGCCAACATGGAATAGAGTAGTGTGAGGTTTATTTTGCGATTCTAAAACATTAAATTCTAGAATTTAAACCATTCTCATTCATTCCAGAGAAGGAATACCGGTCCAGCTTGCACATGATGGGATGAGAATCCCTATAGCCCTTTGATGAGGTGATGTGTTCAATGTATATCTTGTATAGGATCAGAACTTGCTTGATAAAAATCGAAAACTGACTTGATCTTATTTATTTTAGATCAGTTCTGGGAAACCTTTGAAACGCATTGTGCTAAGAAGGCCGTATATTATTTTGTGGTACTAGCAATTCGAATGGTTTTTTTTGCAGGAATGAAATAAAAGCAATTTGCAGATTGTTTTACTACTTGGTTCCCCATATGGCAGAAGGGGAATAGAAATACTTATATCATATGCGTAGAAATTCAATCTAAGTTTTGTTTCTTCCTACTGTTGGGAGAGATATACTGTAGAATATGTATCATTGTTCCTTTTGTAGGGAACTTCATTATGCTGTCATTTAAAGACAATGTATTGCTAAAACATACTCTATGTTCCATTTAAAATGTAATGATTAAGAAATGTCTTCAGTTAATTTCTATGGATCACTTAAATTATGTTACAACCATTTAATTAGATGCGGAGAGTGGATGGCGAGCTAACTGGAGGTTGATGCATAAAATCACGTTTTAaatgaaattattaaaaataattgacTTCTACAAGCaactttaattaataattatcggGTGTAATCGCAAGTGTTATTATAATATTCTTGGGGCAACAATTATTTTAGAAGAAGGAAATTTGCAGCCAGTGTTAAAAATGAGAAAGGTTTGtggaattaataatattaaaaatatttaaaaagatATAAATGTTGCATCAAATAACATGTATGTATGTTGTCTTCATGAATCACGTCGCATGATTCTCTCATTAGAAaagtttttgtgagacggttttacgagtcaattttatgagacatgtcttttatttggatcacctaGGAATGTAAATGAATCGAACTGTTCGCGAGcttttcggatctcggctcgttcgggctcgttcgttaagcttatcgagccgagcccgagccttattttgggctcgacaattttgttgagccgagcttgagattaatgatgttcggctcgttagctcgtgaacatgttcgataataggttcgtgagctcaaaattgagctcggctcgtttagctggctcgtgagctcgagctcggctcgtttaagtggttcacgagctcgggcccgagctcgagctcggctcgtttaggtagatcatgagctcgaatttgagataattaatgagttataatattaaaataattatgtatgataaataaattaaaaattaggtTGTTGAAGTTGGGTTCACGAGGGAGCAAGGCAAGAACAGCAAGCTCATTCATGCTCTGGTAATTCTTTTATGTTTTATCATGTTGAATTCCTATTTGGTTGTTGGGTTTAAttaagttgttttttttttatttgatcatTAGAAAAAAGAACCGATCCCAAAAAAACTTATTACTGTACCTTTAGCAATGTAAGTAGGAGGAATATTCAAAACGGGACTAATTCTAACACCATTGACATATGATCTGCTGGAACTCTTCTTCAAATAAGGCCTTTCTGCTGTATTGTAATAATGGTAGTATTGAATTGGAGATGAACGTAGATTTGAAGATTCTTTCATTGAATGCCGCTTCTGCATAACTTTGTGGTTTGGAGTTGGATTCGGAGCAGAAACGAGCTCGTTTAACGAGCTTGTTTAACGAGCCGAACCCGAGCCAGGCTCCTTAAACAAGATAAACAAgccattaacgagccgagcccgagcttcataactttcgaacgagccgagcccgagcttcaaaccAAAGGATCGTAATGAGCCCGAGCCTGAGCCGAGAAAAtagtttaacgagccgagcccgagcttgaTACTGTTCGGCCgactcggctcatttacattcctagaatcacccatgaaaaattaatagtttttatgtcaaaaatattatttattatggtaaatatgaatatgattgaCTCATTTCACGATACACTTATTATAATTTCATATATACTTTATTGGTGGATCGAATATGATGTGGATCATATATAGCACATTGTAATGAATATGCTTGtgttacacacacacactcttctATGTAATATTGATTAACTAATTAATTTTCTAGAATTATTGGGATCTCAAGAATATTAATTAAGAGACATCAAACAATTCTAGCTCATCTATCTACTTTTTTTAAAAGTGTCATATATCTCATTTCTATTACCATGAATTTATTTGGtagcgcacacacacacaccaataATTCtagaaaattaattaattaatcaatattacagagaaatcttgtttaagattaatttattattattagatcTGACAACACGTGCAGTAGCAACGGGAAAGCGATCACACTAGAAATAATTATACATAATAttttatcaagaataaataaatataaataacatcGAGCATGCAACACGAATTATTTCTCATATATcatgatttgttgttgttgttcaACTGACTAATCAGATTCCggaattatatatatgtgtattttACAAATAAACcatttttttccttaaaaaataaataaattaaaatatttttttacctCAGAATTCCAAATAGTTTATATGTCATGCAAAGAGTAGTTTATAAATATTACATGCTTCTTTATCTTCTTTCGCGTTATTGGAATGATTTTCCACCAATTATTGACAATCGCAGACCTTAATAATTCAAAAAATAACGAAAAATCATGTTggaattttatataattttacgTTTTTAACGTTGTGTTTAGATACATGCAATGTGcttatttttacataaaatataTGTAGAATCTAAAGCATATGCATTGTgtgtgctttttttttttttaagaaaaatattgaaataaattACTAGATCTATGAATAATAAATGACtttttttatctatattttatctatatttcctttgttttattttgtataAATTATGATCTGTGTCTACCCACCTTGTCACGATATCCAAATCAAACCCATTTATTGACTCATTCCAGATAATTACTTCGTTCACATATGACAGCAACATGAAAATAACTAAATCTATGAATATATGTTAGCAAAGTTCGTCTTATGATTGTTAAAGAGAATTTTCACCAACAATCATAAGACAAAATTAAACCTATTTGGATTCTTTCTTGTTTGGTTTGCAATTTTGAAGATGTATGACAATGAACGACTTCAAATTATGTAGTGTCGTGATAATATGACGACTTGTGAACCgctgaatttcaaatattatgttgaaattttaatttttttctttttgtaatAATCTTTAAATTTGATATTCTTTAAAATCATTTCATTGAAAAActatgaatatgtttatttttCTGTGCAGAATACAAGGATTATAAATTATGAACAATGAGTTGAAATTTTAGTGGCGTCTTATAGAGACAAGAATGATATCAATTATATATAACGTGTTTTATACGTTGTGACAAATTTCAATAGGTACATCACTCTAAGAATCTACGTACTTAAGCCGTGAAGTTTTGAATTCAAGTATTGATTGAGGTAAAAGAAACTACTTTTCAGGTTAGAGATGGAGGTGCCTAGACGCTCGACGGAGCACATTTGGAAAAGATTGCGACTTTGCATGATATCTTATATTCAAATGGTGTCCATTATCGTTTTTCACAAACTTTTGGATGAAAAAAATTTCTTAGATAACAAAATGTCCTTAATGATTAAAATCTATATCAAAGACAACATGAAAACAATTTTTTGAGAAAACAACTTTtgatcatcaaatttttcgttcACACTTGTATTCATATTGATTGTCTTCTTCATCTTATATCTTCATGAGTTTAGTTATCTTGATGTTGTAGTTCAAATGAAGGTGATAAGGTTCAAAATCAAAAGTCATCTCTCTTGATGCGATGATTTTCCGTATATTCATGTGAGGGATTatttgaatgtttgagcttaatgaagtgaaattaagaaaaagaaaaggcGACCAAACAAAAATGTTCAAATGTGCGTCTTAAAATATGCGAAAATTTTTCTCAAGCAGCAatttaagaaaaagaaaaagcgACCAAATTTCGGGACAGAGAGGGAGCAGGTGCTTAGGCGCCTATAAAAAAGCGTCTCAGCACTTTCTTTGCTGCCTTTGAAATTCCATAGAAGAGAAGGAGTGTCTAGGTATCTGGAAGCGTTGTTTACCAAAAGTTGCGAGTTTTCATTGATTATTGTCAAAAAATGGCTCTTAGTCACgtttttttagatttttgaCTTATATATCAATTCATCATAATGAAATAACATAAGGAGGGGAGACAACTTTACTTAAACTCTGAGATAATCGATCAAAATAAGAGCATTTTGCATTTATTTTGAtattcttcttctttcttttcaaAAGAgagtttacttgattttatgGTTATGAAACTTGTGATTTGTAGTGCTACTATCATAAGTTAAAAGTCGTTATAGCTTGGTAGACTATTATCATATTCCGTAAATATCTTAGACAGAGTAATTTCGTCTTAAAGAAATAAAGTTTTATCTTGCTCCCACTTCAAATTTACTAGCATTAATTTTTAGCATTAACATGTTTAGATTGCTAATCCCACCAAGATGTTGAAAAAGAATCCCAAACCAACAAGTTCCTTTACTGTTTGTTGACATCTGATTTGCAAAGAAGTTGAAATCCTCAATCAAAATTAAAGCAAAGGATCGAGTCCAACTAGAGAGTAATCAATACAATTTAATATTcaattttgagataattaaaatctcATTTAATATCATTTAAATATCCAACACACACTATAAAAATAGTGATAACACGTTCCCActtgatattaaaaaaaaaatagccaAATTGACAAATTATCGATGGACAAAAGAAatgataaatttaaataaactcaTAAAATCCATTCATTTTAGTAATGGGCGGGCGCTGTCTATGTTTGAACAGGTGTGAAGACCAAAACGCTTTGGTACATTGCCCAACAACTACCCACTCTCATAAAAATACTGGAAACCTTCTTCCCATCTACCACCTCCGTAGGTCGActctttctatatatatatatatatatatatatatatatatatatatatatatatatatatagctgtCTCCCCCCTCGTAAACATTAACAAGAAATCTAATACTCTTGccttctcatattctttcttGTGCTAAATAGTGAAAGAATTCCTTTCACGATTAGCCGAGAAGAGAATTtaccagtttttttttttatttatcaagaTCTAGATCAAGTAAAATGGGGAGTGTTCAGAATCAAAAACTCGAAAATGGATTCTCTGGAACTATTAAGCCTATGGACCCGGAGGAGTTCAGGAGGCAAGGTCACATGGTCATAGATTTTATTGCTGACTATTACAAGAACGTTGAGAAGTATCCTGTTCGTAGCCAGGTGGAGCCAGGTTATCTAAGGAAGAGGTTACCCGAAGCTGCTCCTAGTGATCCAGAACCCATTGAAGAGATCCTTCTTGACGTGCAGAAGGACATTGTCCCAGGGATCACTCATTGGCAAAGTCCTAATTATTATGCATATTTCCCATCCAGCGGAAGTATTGCTGGATTTCTTGGAGAAATGCTGAGCACTGGATTCAATATTGTTGGGTTCAACTGGATGTCATCTCCCGCTGCCACAGAACTTGAGAGCATCGTCATGGATTGGATGGGGAAAATGCTTGATCTCCCATCGGATTTCCTCTTCTCCGGCGGGGGAGGCGGCGTTTTGCAGGGAACCACCTGCGAGGCGATACTTTGCACTGTTGTCGGTGCCAGGGATCAAGTGCTGAAGAAAATTGGGAGGGAGAATATCAACAAGCTTGTGGTATATGGATCGGATCAAACCCACTCTGCTCTGCAGAAGGCAGCTCAGATAGCTGGCATCAACCCCAATAATTTCCGGGCAGTTGCTACCACAAAAACCACCGAATTCGGGCTGACAGCTGAAGCATTCCGCGCGACCGTTGAATCCGACATTGAAGCGGGCCTGGTGCCTCTGTTCCTGTGCGCCACCATCGGGACAACATCGTCGACGGCGGTTGATACGCTGGGGCCACTGTGCGAGGTAGCGAAGGAGTTCGGGATATGGGTTCACGTGGATGCAGCATACGCCGGGAGCGCATGCATCTGCCCGGAGTACCGCCATTTTCTGAATGGAGTAGAAAACGCTGACTCATTCAGTTTTAACGCGCACAAATGGTTCCTAACAACGTTGGATTGCTGCTGCCTCTGGGTGAAAGATCCCAGCGCCCTGATAAAAGCCCTGTCGACATATCCCGAGTATCTGAGAAACAAAGCCTCCGAAACGAAGCAGGTGGTTGATTACAAAGATTGGCAAATCACACTAAGCCGCCGCTTCAGGTCCCTGAAACTGTGGCTCGTCCTCCGCAGCTACGGCGTCTCAAATCTTAGAAAATTCCTGCGAAGCCACATAAAAATGGCAAAGAATTTCGAAGGGTTGATAGGAATGGACAAGAGGTTCGAAGTGGTGGTCCCCCGGAACTTTGCCACCGTATGCTTCCGCATCTCGCCAATCGAAATCGGTGCAATACTGCCACAGCACCACATCGTGTCGAAGGAGGAAGCGGCCAACAATTTCAACGCCAAACTGCTGGAATCCATTAACGAATCCGGGAAGATTTACATGACACACGCCGTGATTGGTGGGGAATATGTTATGCGATTCGCTGTAGGGGCGAGTCTCACTGAAAACAGGCACGTAATCCTGGCCTGGAAAGTCGTGCAAGAACATGCAAACGCGTTGTTAACCATGTCCTGATCGATGTATCAACCAAAGTACGAATTTTCCCTtcgcttttcttttatcttcggGCAAGAACATCAGCTTGTGAAATTGAATAATGTAATATTGTTTGATTCCTAGTGTATATATTACATTATTGTACGTGATTTGGGAATTATCATTTCATTCTCTGAAATAGCTGCGACAATGACTCCTCATGAAATCGACATTTCTAGCGTCCATCAAAACTGGAAACCTTGTTTTGAATTTTAAGTTCCATACATAGCCATT from Primulina eburnea isolate SZY01 chromosome 6, ASM2296580v1, whole genome shotgun sequence encodes:
- the LOC140834867 gene encoding tyrosine decarboxylase-like, which gives rise to MGSVQNQKLENGFSGTIKPMDPEEFRRQGHMVIDFIADYYKNVEKYPVRSQVEPGYLRKRLPEAAPSDPEPIEEILLDVQKDIVPGITHWQSPNYYAYFPSSGSIAGFLGEMLSTGFNIVGFNWMSSPAATELESIVMDWMGKMLDLPSDFLFSGGGGGVLQGTTCEAILCTVVGARDQVLKKIGRENINKLVVYGSDQTHSALQKAAQIAGINPNNFRAVATTKTTEFGLTAEAFRATVESDIEAGLVPLFLCATIGTTSSTAVDTLGPLCEVAKEFGIWVHVDAAYAGSACICPEYRHFLNGVENADSFSFNAHKWFLTTLDCCCLWVKDPSALIKALSTYPEYLRNKASETKQVVDYKDWQITLSRRFRSLKLWLVLRSYGVSNLRKFLRSHIKMAKNFEGLIGMDKRFEVVVPRNFATVCFRISPIEIGAILPQHHIVSKEEAANNFNAKLLESINESGKIYMTHAVIGGEYVMRFAVGASLTENRHVILAWKVVQEHANALLTMS
- the LOC140834866 gene encoding putative hydrolase C777.06c, encoding MAAASDAAGNVTPNGSAETSQSALIFLGTGCSSAVPNAMCLIQPSDPPCPVCSQSLSLPPEGNPNYRCNTSLLIDYCGDEGEHKYILIDVGKTFREQVLRWFTFHKIPLVDCIILTHEHADAVLGLDDIRTVQPFSPTNDIDPTPIYLSQHAMESIAVKFPYLAKQKLKPGQEVRRVAQLDWRIIDNDCSKTFVASGLQFFPLPVMHGEDYVCLGFLFGERSRVAYISDVSRFLPPTEYLISKHGGGQLDLLILDTLYKKGSHNTHFCFPQTLDAVKRICPKKALLIGMTHEFDHHKDNEFLMEWSRREGIPVQLAHDGMRIPIAL